The Catenuloplanes niger genome includes a window with the following:
- a CDS encoding type IV secretory system conjugative DNA transfer family protein translates to MRGARPGNETGVAVMAVVAAGLGGYGLVAAGGTLGVAAAGGGWRPPPFSADALVTLTQRGPAALWPGAPGWAVYGGILLMLAVTAAVGFEVITRLRPREKKGGGLATARDLAAFLPKAVTERARGLRPSLRGVKDPRPDQTGNLLGDLHPAGPELRSSFEDVELDLMAPRAGKSTGIAIPRVLRAQGPVLLTSNKSDVYAVTRAQREAVGTVWTFDPQGIAHTRRAMWWNMLSVCVTIEGARRLAGHFVASINDDTAKKDFWISAAQNTLTALFLAAGRSGASVTDLLGWLADPADRTPVDLLRDAGLPAMADQLQGTVRGAVETRDGIYETARQCVSCLLDPEILAWVTPDPFTPEFRPDAHVLHKDTLYLLSKDGGGSAAGVIAGLADSTMRAGVQAAERMGGRLDPPMTAVLDEAANVCRISDLPDLYSHLGSRGINVVTLLQSYRQGARVWGDAGMDALWSAATIKLLGAGLDDADFVDKVARLVGQHDVKTLSTSHGRDGKSRSTSYRQEQILPADRIRALPKGTALLLATGVRPALIRLRPWFKEPDAGPISAAAKAEERAITDRATGVTSPIEEGPFR, encoded by the coding sequence ATGAGGGGCGCACGGCCCGGCAACGAGACCGGTGTCGCGGTGATGGCGGTCGTGGCGGCCGGGCTCGGCGGCTACGGCCTGGTCGCGGCCGGTGGCACGCTCGGCGTCGCCGCGGCCGGCGGTGGCTGGCGCCCGCCGCCGTTCTCCGCGGACGCGCTGGTCACCCTGACGCAGCGGGGCCCGGCCGCGCTCTGGCCCGGCGCACCCGGCTGGGCCGTCTACGGCGGCATCCTGCTGATGCTGGCCGTGACCGCCGCGGTCGGATTCGAGGTGATCACCCGGCTGCGCCCGCGGGAGAAGAAGGGCGGCGGGCTGGCCACCGCGCGGGACCTGGCCGCGTTCCTGCCGAAGGCGGTCACCGAGCGCGCCCGCGGGCTCCGCCCGTCCCTCAGGGGCGTCAAGGACCCGCGGCCGGACCAGACCGGCAACCTGCTCGGCGACCTGCACCCGGCCGGACCGGAACTGCGCTCCTCGTTCGAGGACGTGGAGCTGGACCTGATGGCGCCGCGGGCCGGCAAGTCCACCGGCATCGCGATCCCGCGGGTGCTGCGCGCCCAGGGCCCGGTGCTGCTCACCTCGAACAAGTCCGACGTCTACGCCGTGACACGGGCACAGCGCGAGGCCGTGGGTACGGTGTGGACGTTCGACCCGCAGGGCATCGCGCACACCCGGCGCGCCATGTGGTGGAACATGCTCTCCGTCTGCGTCACGATCGAGGGCGCGCGCCGGCTCGCCGGTCACTTCGTCGCCTCGATCAACGACGACACCGCGAAGAAGGACTTCTGGATCTCCGCGGCGCAGAACACGCTCACCGCGCTGTTCCTCGCGGCCGGCCGCAGCGGCGCGTCCGTCACCGATCTGCTCGGCTGGCTGGCCGACCCCGCCGACCGTACCCCCGTGGATCTGTTGCGGGACGCCGGCCTGCCGGCCATGGCAGATCAACTGCAGGGCACGGTACGCGGCGCGGTGGAGACCCGGGACGGCATCTACGAGACCGCCCGGCAGTGCGTCTCCTGCCTGCTCGACCCGGAGATCCTGGCCTGGGTGACGCCGGACCCGTTCACGCCGGAGTTCCGGCCCGACGCGCACGTGCTCCACAAGGACACGCTCTACCTGCTGTCCAAGGACGGCGGTGGCTCGGCCGCCGGGGTCATCGCCGGGCTCGCCGACTCGACCATGCGCGCCGGGGTGCAGGCCGCGGAACGGATGGGTGGCCGGCTCGACCCGCCGATGACCGCGGTGCTGGACGAGGCCGCGAACGTCTGCCGCATCTCCGACCTGCCCGACCTCTACAGCCACCTCGGCTCGCGCGGCATCAACGTGGTCACGCTGCTGCAGAGCTACCGGCAGGGCGCGCGGGTCTGGGGCGACGCCGGGATGGACGCGCTGTGGAGCGCCGCCACCATCAAGCTGCTCGGCGCCGGCCTGGACGACGCGGACTTCGTCGACAAGGTCGCCCGGCTGGTCGGCCAGCACGACGTCAAGACGCTCAGCACGTCGCACGGCCGCGACGGGAAATCCCGGTCGACATCGTACCGGCAGGAGCAGATCCTCCCGGCCGACCGGATCCGCGCGCTGCCGAAGGGAACCGCGCTGCTGCTCGCGACCGGGGTCCGCCCCGCGCTGATCCGGCTGCGGCCCTGGTTCAAGGAACCGGACGCCGGGCCGATCTCCGCCGCCGCCAAGGCCGAGGAACGCGCGATCACCGACCGCGCGACCGGCGTCACCAGCCCGATCGAGGAAGGACCGTTCCGATGA